Below is a window of Cytophaga hutchinsonii ATCC 33406 DNA.
TCTGTCCGTTGATCGTTGCTTCTTCAGAAGGCACAAAAGCCGCATATTCCAAGGCTGCTTTTGTTTCACAGGTAAAGCTTGATTTCGGATTCAGTTTGATGTGGTACATAAACTGTTCGCTGAATGTTTTAACAGGCGATCTGTTGTCACCACAAGCACCGATAACAATGCGCATAACACCGGCTTCATTCGGTAATGTTACCTCGGGAATGTCGTGTGGCTGTACGGCCATATAATCCGGCGCCTCTGCTTTATTAACCGCGGGCAGATTGATCCAGAACTGCAGGCCATGCATGATACCGCCTTTCGCCTGAAAGTCCGGACTGAAATGTTCATCATGAATGACACCGTTACCGGCATTCATCCATTGTGCACCGCCGGCCTCAACAATACCGTGATGGCCATTGCTGTCGAAGTGCTCCAGCGCACCGCTGAATATATAACTGAACGTTGCAATGCCGCGATGCGGATGCGCATCCTGTCCGTTTGGTGCAGACGGGTTCTTTGGTTGCTGAACAGTAGGGTATAAGTGATCCAGAAATACAAACGGACCTATTGCTTCCACATATCTGTTTGGAACCAGACGATTCACCAAAAGTTCGCCCACTTTTGAATTGATCCCGCCATAGGTTGTTACGATTGCTCTTTCCATGTTCGTATCTGTTATTTCTCCAAACCAGTAAAGAATGTTGCTTCCCGTTTTGTTGATACAAAGTAACAGCGTAAAAAATGAATGCGGATTGATAAATGACAAGAAAGCGGCTTGACAAATGTCAAGAGAAAGCTTAACGCGAAAGCTAAAAGCCTAAAGCTAAAAACAGCAAATAATAATAAAGTACCGGGTTCATGTAATAGATGCTTAAAAGCGTTAAGCATTTGGTATTAAGCCTATTTTAGCGCCTTCTTCCGTATCCTGCTGTATGTCTCAGCCGTAATGCCCAGATAAGATGCCAGCATGGTTTGCGGAAACCGTTGTAAAAAATCCGGGTGATTTTTTAATAGTTCCAGGTATCGTTCTTCCGCGGTTAAACTCAGCGCATCGTGAATACGTTTTTGTGATGCGATAAAATTACGCTGGTTCATAGTGTTAACCATCTTGCCAATAACAGGTAATGCAGCGGTTAATTGCTGCAGATCTTCGGAGGTTGTTAAAAGTACTTCTGTATCTTCAATGGCATCAATGTTATAGTTAGAGGGCGTAAGCATGGTTGAACTTTCACGATCTCCAACCCACCAGTTTTCAATGCCAAAATGTATGATGTGTTCCGTTCCTTTTGCATCTACAGAATACTGTCGCATGGAGCCTTTTAAAACAAATGCGGTATATTTAGATACTTCACCTTCCTGCAATAAAAACTGACCTTTTTTATAACGCTTAAATGTGAACGCTTTTTTGACCTCTTCAAAATCCGCATCGGATATTTTTTCGGATGCATACTTTTCAATATAAGCTCGTAATGCGTCGTGCATAGTTGGGTAAAATATGATTCGTATTTGCTAAAGATATTAAAGAATTTTTAAAGCCGAAAGCCTAATGCGAAAAGCCTGATGATTTATATAGAGCCATAAGGCGCAGTAGGATTAGACACAAAAACACGCACAATACCTTCGGTATTGTACCTTGAGATGCTGCTGAATAGTTTTCTACAGCTATTAAACTCCGATGAGTGCAATATCTGCAATAACTAAACACATTGCGATACTATTAGTGTACATGCTTCCGTTTTTTATTTTTTGAGGTATGCCAGCTGTCCTAAATGGTAGGCCATGTGATTCGTTCTATTGATCAGCACACTTAATTTATTGCGGTGCGGTTCTTTTAAGAAATCCTCGCGTGAAATGGCCGCATGTTTGTTAAACCAGTCTGCCGGCTGCAGCTGATTAAACTGATTGGCTAATCTTTCCTGAACCAGGCTCCAGTAGAGACGAAGGTCATTGATCTCCGGTTTTTCCAATCCCGACTTATCCGGGTTCTGAATGAATACCGGCGCAAGCTGCGGATATAACGTATCTCCAAGTTCGAGCAACGGAAGCATGGCATCGTGAACAGCTGTAAGATGGCCCAATAAATACGTGCCACTGTTTCTGCCGGGCGCTGTCTCTACGGCCAGGGCTTCGTTGCTGAGCGATTGAATAAGTTTGTCTGTTCTGCTTGATTGTGTGTTCCAGGCGTCTAATGCCAGTCGCACAAAGAGCGCTTCTTGTGTATGCATCTAAAAAGAAAGTACGTGTATTCGAATACGACAAATGGAAGAAGTAAAAAGTTCAAATGAATTATGCACAATGTGAAAGGCTTAAGGCTGAAAGGATTTGCTTATGGAATGAAGGTGTGTGTAGTATAAGTAAATGCTTGTGAAGCAGGTAGAATAGTACAAGCTTCTGCTAGCGTTAGCAGAAGCTATCGTGGGGCTAGGCATCTGCATGTATTAATATCGATTTTTCTTCCGTTTGGTTTTTGTTTTTTGTTATTTGGAATTTCATATAGAACGATATTGTATTTATACACCCATGCCCATGAACCGCATCGACAGACTGTTAGGAATGATCACCTTATTGCAGGCAAAAAAGTTTGTTTCCGCTGAAAAAATTGCGGACAAATTTAAGATAAGCAAGCGTACGGTTTTCCGGGATATCAAAGCGATCTGTGAGCAGGGAATTCCGGTGGGGTCAGAACCGAACAAAGGATACTTTATTGTAGATGGATATTTTTTACCGCCGGTGTTATTTAATAACGATGAAGCAAATGCGTTGCTGTTAACTGAATCACTTGTGAAAGGCTTTGCCGATAAATCTATCAGTAAACATTATTCCAATGCACTGGATAAAATCAAAGCCGGATTAAAACAGGTTGATAAAGACAAGCTTGAGCACATGCAGGATGCTATTAAGTTTCAGCTGCCCGAACGTATGAATAATGATTTTGAATATTTATCGATCCTGCAGGTAGCGGTTTCAGATAAAAAGATCATTTATATTGATTATAAAAATAACAAAGAAGAAGTAAGCAAGCGGGAGATCGAACCGATTGGGTTGATATTTTATGCATTCAGCTGGCACCTGATAGGCTGGTGCCATCACCGCAAGGCGTATCGGGATTTTAAAGTTTCAAGAATCATTCAGATGAAAAATACCGGAGTGCCTTTCAAAAAGAACAAACACATGCCCTTATCGGAATATATGAAAGAACTTCCGGTAAATTATTAGAAGATCGGCTCTGTATGTAATCCCTAAACGTATAAGGTTTGTGAAAAAAAGGTTGATACACATGAATGATGATATTCTGTTTAGTAAATTTTATGCATTTTTTAACGAATAAACTTTTTTGAAATGCGGTGACATAGGGTTGTCACCGGGCAGTATTTTCTTTGTGTCATCATTAAACGGATTACACATTTTAACATACTAGTTTATGGAACTGATTCCTGTCTTTTTAAAAGAATTTGACGCTGAGGCGCAAACCACCCGCAACATGTTGTCCCGCATTCCGGATGACAAATACGACTGGCAGCCGCATCCGAAGAGCATGACAATCCGGTCGCTTGCAACGCATATTGCAGAATTGTCAACCTGGGTAAGCCTTGCCTTAACAACAGACGAACTTGATTTTGCTGCGGCACCCTACAATCCAACGATTGTTAATAATACAAAAGAACTGCTGCGTTTATTTGAAAAAAGTCTTATTGAGGGAAGAACGGAATTGATACCGGAGAATGAAGCAAAACTTTCAGAAAACTGGACGCTTCGCAATGGAGACATCATCTACAGTGTTCAAACCAAAGCTGAAACCATACGTCATGCATTCAGCCAGATTATTCATCATCGCGCACAGTTGGGGGTGAATCTACGATTGCTGAATGTACCGATACCAGGCAGCTACGGACCGAGTGCCGACGAAAATGAATTATGAATTATGAATTATGAATTATGAATTTTTTCTCATTCATATAAAATCCAATTAAATAATAATACTGTCTAATTAGTTTAAGCGAATTATAAATTATGCATACGTATTCATAACTCATAATTTATAATTCATAATTATTAAAAATGATCGAAATATTTAAAACATCTGTTCAGAATGATCTGCAGGCGATGGTCGTTAAAAAATTATTGCTGAAACAGAATCCTTCGTTAGAAATTAATTTTGATCTGGAAGATTGCGATAAGATTCTTCGGATTAAAAATATAAAAAATACCGATGATATGTCATCGGTATTTAAAACCCTGTACGAAACAGGTATTTATATTGAAATGTTGCCGTAGGGGCCGATTGCATCGGCCCTATGTATGATTGCATCGGCCCTATGTATGATTGCATC
It encodes the following:
- a CDS encoding DinB family protein gives rise to the protein MHTQEALFVRLALDAWNTQSSRTDKLIQSLSNEALAVETAPGRNSGTYLLGHLTAVHDAMLPLLELGDTLYPQLAPVFIQNPDKSGLEKPEINDLRLYWSLVQERLANQFNQLQPADWFNKHAAISREDFLKEPHRNKLSVLINRTNHMAYHLGQLAYLKK
- a CDS encoding Crp/Fnr family transcriptional regulator, whose translation is MHDALRAYIEKYASEKISDADFEEVKKAFTFKRYKKGQFLLQEGEVSKYTAFVLKGSMRQYSVDAKGTEHIIHFGIENWWVGDRESSTMLTPSNYNIDAIEDTEVLLTTSEDLQQLTAALPVIGKMVNTMNQRNFIASQKRIHDALSLTAEERYLELLKNHPDFLQRFPQTMLASYLGITAETYSRIRKKALK
- a CDS encoding DinB family protein is translated as MELIPVFLKEFDAEAQTTRNMLSRIPDDKYDWQPHPKSMTIRSLATHIAELSTWVSLALTTDELDFAAAPYNPTIVNNTKELLRLFEKSLIEGRTELIPENEAKLSENWTLRNGDIIYSVQTKAETIRHAFSQIIHHRAQLGVNLRLLNVPIPGSYGPSADENEL
- a CDS encoding helix-turn-helix transcriptional regulator, which translates into the protein MNRIDRLLGMITLLQAKKFVSAEKIADKFKISKRTVFRDIKAICEQGIPVGSEPNKGYFIVDGYFLPPVLFNNDEANALLLTESLVKGFADKSISKHYSNALDKIKAGLKQVDKDKLEHMQDAIKFQLPERMNNDFEYLSILQVAVSDKKIIYIDYKNNKEEVSKREIEPIGLIFYAFSWHLIGWCHHRKAYRDFKVSRIIQMKNTGVPFKKNKHMPLSEYMKELPVNY
- a CDS encoding pirin family protein, yielding MERAIVTTYGGINSKVGELLVNRLVPNRYVEAIGPFVFLDHLYPTVQQPKNPSAPNGQDAHPHRGIATFSYIFSGALEHFDSNGHHGIVEAGGAQWMNAGNGVIHDEHFSPDFQAKGGIMHGLQFWINLPAVNKAEAPDYMAVQPHDIPEVTLPNEAGVMRIVIGACGDNRSPVKTFSEQFMYHIKLNPKSSFTCETKAALEYAAFVPSEEATINGQKVSKSELIVFDKDGGSITFINNNITEITIILFGGEPYTEDIYAEGPFVMNNRLEIAHAYRDFFNGKYGTINYENKH